ACACTATGAAAAATGGATGAATAAAtctttctttgaaatatttcatcgCAGAGAATATATACTCTTTTGGTGCGATGTTATAGCCATACCCTCCAAATTTTCGTGTATAATCTCCATTTCGTATGTGAACGCCCACAATTACTTGACCTTgggatatttttatatttttctgagtCAGAACACTCCTCATCTGATTTTGAGCTTCGATCGTAATATTATCATTAAAAGTAAATAGTTTTCGTAGTTTATTTTCGTTCTTTCTCCAATATTTCCAAGACTGAACGTAACCAATTATCGATAAATCGTTCAAAGGTAACTTGTCCAAACGTTCATCGTAACCACAGTTTTTATCATTCTCCCGCGTCCGGAAACACCAACATGTCTCACTGTTGTAACCATGGTCTTCAAAAGTATTAGAACTTATATCAAAGTAGTTTGTTAACATATTGCTTCTTTGCACAATGAGCTGACTGTTTCTACTTTCCGCCATGGCATAACCAAATGCATACTGGAACATATGGTTAGCTAAGCCACCTACGAAGTTTACGCAAAAAAATGTAGGTCGCGGCTTCCCAATAAAATCATCGAAAAGAATTTGTCCACAACGTGAAAAGCACAGGTATATGTAGTATATGCAAAATAATGCTGCAACTATAAATAAGTATCTGATGGAAgtttttcctgaaaaaaaatcgatttaaGGTTAAAATTAAACTGAAATCATCACAATATATAGCAACAGGCATTTACAAAGGAGGGAGTACCTGTCGGGGTGACATTCAACGTTGTATGTTTCGGAGAGTTATGTAAGTGTTAAAATAAATGAGTCAACTAACTTACAGCACTGAGTTTCACAATTTGtct
Above is a window of Mytilus trossulus isolate FHL-02 chromosome 4, PNRI_Mtr1.1.1.hap1, whole genome shotgun sequence DNA encoding:
- the LOC134714552 gene encoding galactoside alpha-(1,2)-fucosyltransferase 2-like isoform X2: MIMSIKLNGKTSIRYLFIVAALFCIYYIYLCFSRCGQILFDDFIGKPRPTFFCVNFVGGLANHMFQYAFGYAMAESRNSQLIVQRSNMLTNYFDISSNTFEDHGYNSETCWCFRTRENDKNCGYDERLDKLPLNDLSIIGYVQSWKYWRKNENKLRKLFTFNDNITIEAQNQMRSVLTQKNIKISQGQVIVGVHIRNGDYTRKFGGYGYNIAPKEYIFSAMKYFKERFIHPFFIVCTNEVIWTKRVLSGMTDVYISEGNSAPVDMALLSLTNHTIMTVGTYGWMVAWLTRGITIYYKHPYVQGSEFASQFHSNYSDHFYPGWIAME
- the LOC134714552 gene encoding galactoside alpha-(1,2)-fucosyltransferase 2-like isoform X1, producing MAGPVKWKIRKTSIRYLFIVAALFCIYYIYLCFSRCGQILFDDFIGKPRPTFFCVNFVGGLANHMFQYAFGYAMAESRNSQLIVQRSNMLTNYFDISSNTFEDHGYNSETCWCFRTRENDKNCGYDERLDKLPLNDLSIIGYVQSWKYWRKNENKLRKLFTFNDNITIEAQNQMRSVLTQKNIKISQGQVIVGVHIRNGDYTRKFGGYGYNIAPKEYIFSAMKYFKERFIHPFFIVCTNEVIWTKRVLSGMTDVYISEGNSAPVDMALLSLTNHTIMTVGTYGWMVAWLTRGITIYYKHPYVQGSEFASQFHSNYSDHFYPGWIAME